The sequence aGTGTTTTTCAGCAAAGAAATAAAAGGTTTGAACCATTTTGACCTCGTCTTTGTACTTGGAAACTCTTCAGCTTGAGCTGGAAATGGACCGGTTTGCACAGGTTCAAGTAGCCAAACTTGTTCTTGTTTGTAGGTCGGTTTCTCTTGAGACTGATTATCACCTTCAGAGGAATGCAGTCAGTACAAGTAATTACCAAGCATGTTAACCTTgtcaggtttattttttaaaaagtcagcaCCATGTAACgtttttaaacatcaaatatcagaggagagaaaaccCTATCTCAGGCTACCAGGCTTCATTTTACGGTCTTTTCTGCATCATAAGTTGATCTGAGCTTATGGTaacttcaaataaataaaataaatggagaTCCATCACTGCCATTTCAATCCTTCAGGTAAAGTCATGATTCAACTGACAAAATACAAACTTatgtacattttacatgttattACAACCACCTAGACAGATCAACACCTGATCCCTTCTTTGAGTGCCGATGCAAGTCTAATGTCTGTACAACTTATATATAAATCACAATGCGTACACTTTGATTGCACAACAGAATATATACAAAGAACCTTCAGACAGTTTTCCTGTATTACATATGGAAAATATGAATACAGCATAGTTGGtcactaaaaataaaattaaataaaatcgaactgacaaataaaatgagcatgtttaaaaacaaaatcagtggCAAAAGTAGTGATAagtgaagtgtttttttccGCATTAAGCTCAAGAATAGTGTAATAACTGCCTGAGAGACAGATTCAAGCTGCTGCACAAACCCAGAACCTTTCACCATCATAGGTTTCATGTTAATAGGCTGACATGAAACCTATGTTTCAACAGTGTGACTAAACTATATCAGTGTGATTTAACAAgataaaaaagtgattttaagtGTGTAACGCAGGTTTCAATGATTTGGATCtgacattcaaaaaaaaaaaaaaaggcttagctaaaaatgaatgaacttgccagaaatacatatattttccCTTCACTCAGTACTTATACCACTGACGGTCACTGATGTAATTTCTGTTCACAGTCACTTGTAAAGGCAAAGACTCACTAGTGGACAACTACACTTAATTTCTTCTCATTTAAACTTTGTTCACTTGTAGTGTAGCTGCAACTAAAAAAAGAGGCCTGAAGGAGGACTCATTGTAAATACAGTGCTGTAACAATGCCACATTCAAACCCCAACACCTCTAAACCTgtacattaaaaagaaaaaaaacactggagaGATGTTTAGCTTAGTTCAACATGGTCTGAGGTGAATGGCAATGTGTTCTGTGCTCATTTCCATCTGGTAAGACAGTTGTAAACACTTCATGCTCTTGCTCATCCCAAAAGGCACACTGATTTGAACTGGATAACCGTTCGAGAGTATCAGGATGACATTGCAGAGAGTTGGAGGTCTCAAGTATACAGTCTATCCCCCCAGTCTTTCCCTCTTGGCCAGCATCCTCCCATCACTTTGATGTGATTCAACTGCCGTCCTCCGCATCCATTTTGGAGCTCTCATCCACGTTTTCTAGCGAGCCCGCTCTCTGTATCAACAGTTCGGCGGGGTCCATCATTGGCAGCGTGCTCTGCTCTGGGAACAGCCAAGGCTTCTGGTCGGGAGAGTTCTGCTGTTTCCACTCTGGATAGTTCTGTCCCGCCTTGTGTACACTCTTCAAAACCTAGAGGGAGTGGGCCCAAGAGAGGGTAAGATTATCAGAGAGCAACAATCTGACACACGCCACACCTTCATATCAACAAAGCTGGTAATAAAACACTATGTAACAGATTTTATGGCAAGCAGCTGAAGTGATTGTGAGCAACTATTTACAGCCCTGAAACTATTTTAAAAGGTGAAATGTGAAAACCGAGATGTTAGCTTAAGAGTGATACTACTAAGTTatctacatttttacaaaggTGTTTACATTCTACAAATTGCAAAATGGCAATCTTGCATTTGCCAATAGAGGTCACACAACCACTGAACTTTTAACTAtttgtttttcccttttacATAAAGTCAGATACAATTTAGTGAAAAAGTTTGCTGTAGAACCATTTTAATGCTCTGTcaacttcattttcttttaatacaATGGATTAAAAAAAGTCTACACACCCTTATGAATTTAGAAGACAGTAAAGatagaaacaacaacaacataaatgtCAGACTTGTTCCATCTTTAATGTGATCTAATGTGATCttccaacaaacaaaaatccagAGAAAACCAAATCATTAATAATCaggaacattttaaataaaagaaactaCTACACCCTGTTTGCATAAGTCTGCACACTCTGTCCAACTAATACCTTGTGGAAGcacattttgcatttattacAGCAGCAATAAAAGTCTATTAGCTTTGCACATCTAGACTTTGGAATTTTGTCCCATTGTTCTTTGCAAAAAAGTTCAAGTGCCTTCAAATTATGAGGAGATCTCCTGTGTACGACTCTCTTTAGGTCATTCCACATGTTTTCGATCGATTGAGGTCTTTGATTTTCCGTTTCTGAAGCCACGTATTGGTCAACTTGGATGTGTGCtttgggtcattgtcatgttggaATGTGAAATTCCTCTTCAACTCCAACTTTCTGACAGAGGCCAGCAGGCTTTGTGacaaaatatcatgatatttcgAGCTATTCATTATCTCGTCTATCTTGACAAGAGCCCCCTGATCCAGCTAAAGACTAGCAGCTCCAAAGCATGATGCTACCACCACCATGCTTCACAGTCAGTATGGTGTTCCTTGGATGATGAGCTTTATTGGCTTTGCACCAAACATATCTTTTAGAATTTAGGCTGAAAACTTCAGCCTTTGTTTCGTCAGACCATGACACATTTTCCCACATAGTTTGGGGTGACTGAATGCATCTTTTGGCATAATTCAGACAGGCTTGGATATTCCCTTTTTGTAAGAAAAGGTTTCCGTCTTGCCACCCTACCCTATAGCTCAGACATGTGCAGAATACAGGAGACAGAGGTCACATGCAAGGAGTGACCAGCACATGCCAGAAATTCCTATAGTTCCTTCAATGTCACTGTTAGCCTCTTGGCAGCCTCCCTGATAAGTTTTCTCCTTGTCCTCTCATCAACTTTGGAGCGTCGTCTTGATCTTTGCAATGTCTCAGTGGTGCCACATTTTCTCCACTTATTGACTCTGGTTTTGACAGTGCTCTATGGTACATCCAATGCCTTTGATATTCTTTTATATCCCTTTCCTGATTGGTACTTTTCAACATTTAGATCTTGCAGTTTTTTTGGTAACTCTTTGCGAACCATTGCTCTCCCAGTAGGATGTAACCCCAAACATTCAAGCTAATCCTACAACAGCTGAATCACTTTCATTGATGGCAGGTGTATGCTATTTACCTACAGGCACGGTTTTGAATGTGATTGGTTAAATTTGAACACAGTTAGAGCCCCAATTATGAAAGGATGTACAGACTTATGCAATCAGGGGGTTgtagttttttgggttttttttatttaaaatgatcctaataattaactgtttttgtgttgcaaTAATAAGGGTATTTAGACTTTTTATATCCATTGTACATTTTGGACATTGTAGGtcatcatataaatattttatatgactATATATGACAACTATAAACAATTCCCTTGTCACTCAGATTTAAGCATGCAAGGAAACACTTTTCCTGAGGAAACTTAGCATGATCCCACAGGTATTAACAACTACTATACTAAAACCTGCTCTCGACTGCTAAAATGCACTTTGTATTCTTtgtaagatttgttttttttttttaaaaaaatgctattCCTTCCTAGGGGACCACAGCCTGTTTGAAATAGTGCAATCTATTAAATTACTTACAGACTTGCATTTAcactatttattttttgtctttaactCTCTTCCTCTTGACATTTTCCTCTCTTAAAAAAgatattgttttgcttttattgctATTTACTGTTGAGTTtacattgttgttttatttactcTTGTAAAGTGATCTACAATTAAGGATTAcattattttcagtcttttttttttataatagtCACAACTTATCCAAAGGTACATGTTTTTACCCTATAATGTTTTAGTTTATAAAAATCACTGTTACTAAGTAAAGGAGGTCAAGTTTTCTGTCTAGTTAAAAAAGGCCTGAGTCTGTAAGTGGTAGTTTCACACACTCATTGATACTGACTAAATAGTTTCAAACTGTAGAGGATATGAAACCTGGAGAACGAGTTCTCCCAGGCAAGAGAGCAACAGCTCGAGCTGAGATACTCCTTTGTCAGCAACATTACCAAGACAGGCCTTCAAATTGGGTTTCTATGGTTACCATTGTCCTTTAAGACACATGAAACTCTCACTCCCTTAGGTGCACAATCACCTACTGCACACTTCTTAATCACATCgtggacacacacacccacactgtcAGACACAGTTAGGTATTTTTAACCTTATCACTTTCAACGCTGCTGTTAACTGGACGTGAACTAAACTTTTACTGTAAAGAGTTTGTGACaatatttgtgttgtgttacGTACCCGGGGAGCAAGAACTTGAGATGCTTTGTTTACCACCCACTTTGGAAGAGAACCTGGAGCAAAGACAGAAGGGTAAACATTAAAAAGCTCTAacagctctaaaaaaaaaaaaaaaaaaaaaaaaaagctcagcaAGAGTTCTCAATTTGAAAACAATAATGTAATTGTTGATTATGGACTCACCTTTGGGGTCGGCTTGTGAAAGGTATATGAAAGTGCAGCTATTTGGTCCTGTGGGCTTAATGTAATAGCCGGTGAGGATGGAAATGGCTCTTACAAGGTCGCTGCGAGGAGGGTGTTTCTGTAATTGAGTCGAAACAGTTTGCAGAACAATGAGAAAAACTACAATTATTACCTCTTTCAAGACACTGGACATGTAAACAGCCCACTTTAAGTATGGATAAAACAAGTTTctgtaaatggtaaaataaCTTTGGTGCACAGAAAACATTAAGACCATAGGTGTCAATGAGCTGtagaaatgtcacatttaaagaCAGTGGTTGCTACGGGCCTCGGAGTGTGTGGAGGAGGTGGCATACCGGGTGTTTGACGGAGAAGTTAACGATAATGTACTCGTCATCCGTCACCTGCCACGAACGCAGTGTCACCACGTCTCTGTTCTTTATCGGCTTTGGACAAAGCcctgcagaaaagaaaagacatacaaagaaaaacaaaattggGTTACAATGTGTTAAGACGTCCTTCGTGAGTTCAGTTTTTCACTGTCAAAACCTTTGTTTCAACAAGTGCACCCATGTTATGACAATAAATACACTGGCGGAATAAGGGGCAGCATCAGCTTACAACAGTGTCGACAGAAGAAACAGATTCTAATAAATTAGAAATGGAAGTAGAGAAAACGCCACAATGTGATACGGACAGAAAAAggtttaaatatgtaaatatcgACAGAAGAGCTTGTTGATGAAAAAATAATGGTGGCATTGTTTAGTACTATTTTTTCCATACTGGATAGTACACAAGCTTATCTTCAAAATCCAAACTGATAGTCAGCTTCTAAATACGCATGCACATTCCCTTTCCAGTGTTTGCATTTCTTGTTTGCAACAGGTGAAACTGAGTCAGGCCACGCACTGGAGACCGACAGGTTAATGGTGGGTCACATTAGAGAGACAAACGCACAGATGAATGTGATAAGATTAAACAGATAGGAGAAGTTCTCACATGAGTAGTAGCCCACATCAGCATTAGCAGAGAGCCGAGCAATGTCAAAACTCTCCAGCATGGTGGGATCCCATTTCTTACGGTACTGGCTGTCATGAAGGACATCATACATGGTAGCAGCTGAGACATCCTTGATCATCATTTTgcactgaaaatacacacaaacacacacttatatatTAATTTATGGTAAGCTTACAGTAGACCAAGAGACATCCAACTATAATATCCCAATGGAGTTAAAGATATGGTAAAGTCAGTGTTAAAATGAACTTACCTTGATCTTGTGGACTTTGGGTGGAATATTATGT comes from Thunnus maccoyii chromosome 8, fThuMac1.1, whole genome shotgun sequence and encodes:
- the stard14 gene encoding START domain containing 14; the protein is MSHHSIKLPDEAAFSDFKMQCLSMENWSNKYDNNGMQVWVEVPPANKGHNIPPKVHKIKCKMMIKDVSAATMYDVLHDSQYRKKWDPTMLESFDIARLSANADVGYYSWLCPKPIKNRDVVTLRSWQVTDDEYIIVNFSVKHPKHPPRSDLVRAISILTGYYIKPTGPNSCTFIYLSQADPKGSLPKWVVNKASQVLAPRVLKSVHKAGQNYPEWKQQNSPDQKPWLFPEQSTLPMMDPAELLIQRAGSLENVDESSKMDAEDGS